A single Apostichopus japonicus isolate 1M-3 chromosome 11, ASM3797524v1, whole genome shotgun sequence DNA region contains:
- the LOC139976441 gene encoding uncharacterized protein isoform X2, translating to MKLQVFTWRREKRHPSIRMQETTETTVTTRVIRPFKIIATILVVVAIILMIPVLVSQVWIKAGTYNQGLWTECYSGERKAPTASPLQPTPSTSPELICYGAQKSAWLSAAKAFTLISLILTVVGLLCAALALWKGRSYAMYFVIGGIILIVAAVCILIVLIIFPVKFMVEDVVPNRGVWELGWAWGLALGIWILQLAAGLLYIFAPDKEEIYYSEKTYFS from the exons ATGAAGCT GCAAGTATTTACTTGGAGAAGAGAGAAAAGACACCCAAGCATCAGGATGCAAGAAACAACCGAAACCACCGTCACGACCCGGGTGATACGACCATTCAAGATTATAGCTACAATCTTAGTCGTAGTGGCCATAATCCTAATGATACCCGTGCTAGTCAGTCAAGTGTGGATAAAAGCAGGAACATACAATCAAGGTCTCTGGACAGAGTGCTACAGTGGAGAACGCAAGGCTCCCACTGCCAGCCCACTACAACCAACACCATCAACATCACCAGAGCTCATCTGCTATGGTGCGCAAAAGTCAG CTTGGCTGAGTGCTGCTAAGGCCTTCACCCTCATCTCCCTTATCTTGACCGTGGTCGGTCTCCTTTGTGCTGCCTTAGCTCTCTGGAAGGGACGCTCTTACGCCATGTACTTTGTGATAGGAGGAATAATACTCATAGTAGCCG CCGTTTGCATCCTTATCGTATTGATCATCTTCCCTGTGAAGTTCATGGTCGAGGATGTCGTACCAAATAGAGGTGTCTGGGAGCTCGGTTGGGCCTGGGGATTGGCTCTCGGAATCTGGATACTGCAATTGGCTGCGGGGCTGCTCTACATCTTTGCCCCCGACAAGGAAGAAATATACTACAGCGAAAAGACGTACTTCAGTTAA
- the LOC139976441 gene encoding uncharacterized protein isoform X1, translating into MFMLYVPNILMKILQGFFITPKITDGSSSLFVDIFTRRHLLTLFWSRKAGRPHISTLKQVFTWRREKRHPSIRMQETTETTVTTRVIRPFKIIATILVVVAIILMIPVLVSQVWIKAGTYNQGLWTECYSGERKAPTASPLQPTPSTSPELICYGAQKSAWLSAAKAFTLISLILTVVGLLCAALALWKGRSYAMYFVIGGIILIVAAVCILIVLIIFPVKFMVEDVVPNRGVWELGWAWGLALGIWILQLAAGLLYIFAPDKEEIYYSEKTYFS; encoded by the exons ATGTTCATGCTGTACGTACCAAATATTCTCATGAAAATTCTACAGGGTTTTTTCATTACACCCAAGATAACCGACGGATCGTCTTCACtctttgttgatattttcacaCGGAGACATCTTCTAACGTTGTTTTGGAGCCGAAAAGCTGGTAGACCGCATATATCAACACTGAA GCAAGTATTTACTTGGAGAAGAGAGAAAAGACACCCAAGCATCAGGATGCAAGAAACAACCGAAACCACCGTCACGACCCGGGTGATACGACCATTCAAGATTATAGCTACAATCTTAGTCGTAGTGGCCATAATCCTAATGATACCCGTGCTAGTCAGTCAAGTGTGGATAAAAGCAGGAACATACAATCAAGGTCTCTGGACAGAGTGCTACAGTGGAGAACGCAAGGCTCCCACTGCCAGCCCACTACAACCAACACCATCAACATCACCAGAGCTCATCTGCTATGGTGCGCAAAAGTCAG CTTGGCTGAGTGCTGCTAAGGCCTTCACCCTCATCTCCCTTATCTTGACCGTGGTCGGTCTCCTTTGTGCTGCCTTAGCTCTCTGGAAGGGACGCTCTTACGCCATGTACTTTGTGATAGGAGGAATAATACTCATAGTAGCCG CCGTTTGCATCCTTATCGTATTGATCATCTTCCCTGTGAAGTTCATGGTCGAGGATGTCGTACCAAATAGAGGTGTCTGGGAGCTCGGTTGGGCCTGGGGATTGGCTCTCGGAATCTGGATACTGCAATTGGCTGCGGGGCTGCTCTACATCTTTGCCCCCGACAAGGAAGAAATATACTACAGCGAAAAGACGTACTTCAGTTAA
- the LOC139976439 gene encoding organic cation transporter protein-like isoform X1, translating into MATTDTTMNFEDTQKVVGSFGLYQKLLVALLCIPLLMSTCHVYLQVFAAGKSDHWCKSWVNDDCPTDLDDVDFNCEDVKKSLSIPIIIDEDNSTKYEQCTKYDVGNIDLQTAIVLGDNVTNELEVIPCDEGWEYDRSTFRSTIIQDFELVCGKDYLPNVAQSLYFVGYLFGSALPGIMSDVFGRRWTFIVCITGMILMGVANTFSMNIWMFIVLRFFVGIFAKGINLIGFVIVVELVAPSKRVIVSNTTFIFFAIGYYLIAGIAYLIPNWRIVQLVISLPYIPVLILALIFVPESPRWLISNKRFESAENIFRKIAKVNRKTLSDNFGKMVEQTNEEDQQNSMFQTVRKFVCSRSIFLITMNMSFNWIVQSLVFYGLSLSTSSLGIDPYIAFLISGTIEIPAYFLCMFVAEWFGRRGSTCGVMLLGGICCCVTPLIPLGIWRALVAMLGKFFISMSFSIVYSWASELTPTIMRNSGLGFFSTVSRVGGILSPLILLLENVWTHLPILVFGSCSIIAGLLCLLMPETKGKPLPATIQDTKALYRNVHPVAESRVKEKEDAVYEKDISP; encoded by the exons ATACCACAATGAATTTTGAAGATACACAGAAGGTGGTCGGAAGTTTTGGTCTGTATCAGAAACTGCTTGTGGCGCTGTTATGTATCCCCCTACTGATGTCCACTTGTCACGTATACCTACAGGTGTTTGCAGCTGGAAAGAGCGATCATTGGTGTAAATCTTGGGTGAACGATGATTGTCCGACTGACTTAGATGATGTTGATTTCAACTGCGAGGATGTTAAGAAAAGTCTGTCCATACCGATCATAATCGACGAGGACAATTCGACGAAATACGAACAATGTACGAAATACGACGTCGGAAACATCGATCTACAAACAGCGATAGTTCTTGGTGATAACGTCACGAATGAGCTTGAAGTGATTCCTTGTGATGAAGGTTGGGAGTACGACAGGAGTACATTCAGGAGTACAATTATTCAAGAT TTTGAACTAGTTTGTGGGAAGGATTACCTGCCAAACGTAGCCCAATCCCTCTACTTCGTCGGTTATTTGTTTGGGAGTGCTTTACCAGGCATAATGTCTGATGT GTTTGGTCGTAGATGGACCTTTATTGTATGCATCACAGGAATGATCTTAATGGGTGTGGCAAACaccttttcgatgaacatatgGATGTTCATTGTGTTAAGATTCTTCGTTGGCATTTTTGCCAAAGGAATCAATCTGATTGGCTTCGTCATAG TTGTAGAACTTGTTGCTCCTTCCAAGAGGGTAATAGTGTCGAACACTACCTTTATCTTTTTCGCCATTGGATACTACCTCATCGCCGGAATTGCTTACCTTATTCCAAACTGGCGAATTGTTCAGCTTGTGATATCGCTACCATACATTCCTGTTTTAATTTTGGCACT AATATTCGTTCCCGAGTCACCGAGATGGTTGATATCCAACAAGCGATTCGAATCTGCCGAGAATATCTTTAGAAAGATAGCCAAAGTCAATAGAAAGACACTGTCAGACAATTTTGGAAAAATGGTTGAACAGACGAATGAG GAAGATCAACAGAATAGCATGTTCCAAACCGTTCGGAAGTTTGTGTGCAGCAGATCAATCTTCCTGATAACGATGAACATGAGTTTTAATTG GATCGTACAGAGTTTGGTTTTCTATGGACTCTCCTTAAGTACATCTTCTCTCGGTATTGATCCTTACATTGCGTTTCTTATTTCTGGAACAATTGAAATCCCAGCATACTTCCTTTGTATGTTTGTAGCCGAATGGTTTGGACGAAGAGGAAGCACGTGTGGAGTCATGTTGTTGGGTGGGATATGCTGTTGTGTAACTCCGTTAATAC CTCTTGGAATATGGCGGGCTTTGGTTGCTATGTTGGGGAAGTTCTTCATTAGCATGTCATTCTCCATTGTTTACTCTTGGGCTTCAGAACTGACTCCAACCATCATGAG GAACAGTGGATTAGGTTTCTTCTCGACAGTTTCTCGTGTTGGCGGTATCTTGTCCCCTCTCATCCTCCTCTTAGAGAATGTCTGGACACATCTTCCAATTTTGGTCTTTGGGTCTTGCTCAATAATCGCTGGACTTCTCTGCCTTCTCATGCCAGAAACAAAGGGGAAACCCCTCCCTGCTACCATACAGGACACGAAAGCTCTGTACAG GAACGTACATCCAGTGGCAGAGAGTAGGGTAAAGGAGAAGGAAGATGCCGTATATGAGAAGGATATCTCTCCGTAA
- the LOC139976439 gene encoding organic cation transporter protein-like isoform X2, which translates to MNFEDTQKVVGSFGLYQKLLVALLCIPLLMSTCHVYLQVFAAGKSDHWCKSWVNDDCPTDLDDVDFNCEDVKKSLSIPIIIDEDNSTKYEQCTKYDVGNIDLQTAIVLGDNVTNELEVIPCDEGWEYDRSTFRSTIIQDFELVCGKDYLPNVAQSLYFVGYLFGSALPGIMSDVFGRRWTFIVCITGMILMGVANTFSMNIWMFIVLRFFVGIFAKGINLIGFVIVVELVAPSKRVIVSNTTFIFFAIGYYLIAGIAYLIPNWRIVQLVISLPYIPVLILALIFVPESPRWLISNKRFESAENIFRKIAKVNRKTLSDNFGKMVEQTNEEDQQNSMFQTVRKFVCSRSIFLITMNMSFNWIVQSLVFYGLSLSTSSLGIDPYIAFLISGTIEIPAYFLCMFVAEWFGRRGSTCGVMLLGGICCCVTPLIPLGIWRALVAMLGKFFISMSFSIVYSWASELTPTIMRNSGLGFFSTVSRVGGILSPLILLLENVWTHLPILVFGSCSIIAGLLCLLMPETKGKPLPATIQDTKALYRNVHPVAESRVKEKEDAVYEKDISP; encoded by the exons ATGAATTTTGAAGATACACAGAAGGTGGTCGGAAGTTTTGGTCTGTATCAGAAACTGCTTGTGGCGCTGTTATGTATCCCCCTACTGATGTCCACTTGTCACGTATACCTACAGGTGTTTGCAGCTGGAAAGAGCGATCATTGGTGTAAATCTTGGGTGAACGATGATTGTCCGACTGACTTAGATGATGTTGATTTCAACTGCGAGGATGTTAAGAAAAGTCTGTCCATACCGATCATAATCGACGAGGACAATTCGACGAAATACGAACAATGTACGAAATACGACGTCGGAAACATCGATCTACAAACAGCGATAGTTCTTGGTGATAACGTCACGAATGAGCTTGAAGTGATTCCTTGTGATGAAGGTTGGGAGTACGACAGGAGTACATTCAGGAGTACAATTATTCAAGAT TTTGAACTAGTTTGTGGGAAGGATTACCTGCCAAACGTAGCCCAATCCCTCTACTTCGTCGGTTATTTGTTTGGGAGTGCTTTACCAGGCATAATGTCTGATGT GTTTGGTCGTAGATGGACCTTTATTGTATGCATCACAGGAATGATCTTAATGGGTGTGGCAAACaccttttcgatgaacatatgGATGTTCATTGTGTTAAGATTCTTCGTTGGCATTTTTGCCAAAGGAATCAATCTGATTGGCTTCGTCATAG TTGTAGAACTTGTTGCTCCTTCCAAGAGGGTAATAGTGTCGAACACTACCTTTATCTTTTTCGCCATTGGATACTACCTCATCGCCGGAATTGCTTACCTTATTCCAAACTGGCGAATTGTTCAGCTTGTGATATCGCTACCATACATTCCTGTTTTAATTTTGGCACT AATATTCGTTCCCGAGTCACCGAGATGGTTGATATCCAACAAGCGATTCGAATCTGCCGAGAATATCTTTAGAAAGATAGCCAAAGTCAATAGAAAGACACTGTCAGACAATTTTGGAAAAATGGTTGAACAGACGAATGAG GAAGATCAACAGAATAGCATGTTCCAAACCGTTCGGAAGTTTGTGTGCAGCAGATCAATCTTCCTGATAACGATGAACATGAGTTTTAATTG GATCGTACAGAGTTTGGTTTTCTATGGACTCTCCTTAAGTACATCTTCTCTCGGTATTGATCCTTACATTGCGTTTCTTATTTCTGGAACAATTGAAATCCCAGCATACTTCCTTTGTATGTTTGTAGCCGAATGGTTTGGACGAAGAGGAAGCACGTGTGGAGTCATGTTGTTGGGTGGGATATGCTGTTGTGTAACTCCGTTAATAC CTCTTGGAATATGGCGGGCTTTGGTTGCTATGTTGGGGAAGTTCTTCATTAGCATGTCATTCTCCATTGTTTACTCTTGGGCTTCAGAACTGACTCCAACCATCATGAG GAACAGTGGATTAGGTTTCTTCTCGACAGTTTCTCGTGTTGGCGGTATCTTGTCCCCTCTCATCCTCCTCTTAGAGAATGTCTGGACACATCTTCCAATTTTGGTCTTTGGGTCTTGCTCAATAATCGCTGGACTTCTCTGCCTTCTCATGCCAGAAACAAAGGGGAAACCCCTCCCTGCTACCATACAGGACACGAAAGCTCTGTACAG GAACGTACATCCAGTGGCAGAGAGTAGGGTAAAGGAGAAGGAAGATGCCGTATATGAGAAGGATATCTCTCCGTAA